The following proteins are encoded in a genomic region of Streptomyces gobiensis:
- a CDS encoding alpha-mannosidase, whose amino-acid sequence MHDDRSIVEHRLRRVLAERIKPAVYSSPQPLAVARWEAPGEPVPVAEGLAAPYRPTAVGERWGPAWGTTWFKVTGRIPRQWSGCTVEAVLDLGFDRDMPGFQCEGLVYRADGEAVKALNPRNAWVRVDKPEVELYIEAAANPILTAHAPSYEGDRLTASDEPLYRLRRMDLAIFQTEVWELVQDLEVLGGLMLELPVADARRWEILRAIERCLDTVDLTHVEGSAARAREQLAGVLSSPAHASAHRISAVGHAHIDSAWLWPLRETVRKVARTASNMVNLMDGHPEFIFAMSQAQQFAWLKEHRPEVYAKVKKKVADGQFVPVGGMWVESDTNMVGGEAMARQFLYGKKFFLDEFGIDTKEVWLPDSFGYTAAMPQIVKLAGAEWFLTQKISWSQTNKFPHHTFWWEGIDGTRVFTHFPPVDTYNSDLGGREMAHAASNYREKGAGSRSLVPFGWGDGGGGATREMLARAERLRDVEGSPRVTVEKPATFFEQAHAEYPHAPVWTGELYLELHRGTYTSQAKTKQGNRHSETLLREAELWAATAAVRRPGYSYPYAELERIWKTVLLHQFHDILPGTSIAWVHREARDTYTRVREELGQIILAAQQALAGEGERTLVFNGAPHTRRGIPAGGAVPEPGRIGEPVMCTERAGGGYVLANGLLRVEIDARGLVISACDLAAEREAIAPGQAANLLQLHQDFPNMWDAWDVDAFYRHRVTDLTDCDTVVAEAAEDQVAVRVSRTFGDSSVVQLITLRSGAKVLDIDTEVDWRESEKLLKAAFPLDVKADRSAAETQFGHVFRATHTNTSWEAAKFEICAHRWVQLEEPGWGVAVVNDSTYGHDVTRDIRTDGGQTTTVRLSLLRAPRYPDPETDQGTHRLRFALVPGAGIGDAVREGHRINLPERTVQGGNPVEPLVTVDSDQVVVAAVKLAEDRAGDVIVRLYESHGGRATATLTPGFPVGPVTATDLLERPRPQDAGAYEVSADGTVRLSLRPFQILTLRLSRR is encoded by the coding sequence ATGCATGACGACCGCAGCATCGTCGAACACCGACTACGCCGCGTTCTGGCCGAGCGCATCAAGCCCGCCGTGTACAGCTCGCCGCAGCCGCTGGCCGTAGCGCGGTGGGAGGCACCGGGTGAGCCGGTCCCCGTCGCCGAAGGGCTGGCCGCGCCCTACCGGCCGACGGCTGTCGGTGAGCGGTGGGGTCCGGCCTGGGGCACCACATGGTTCAAGGTCACCGGTCGGATTCCCCGGCAGTGGTCGGGGTGCACCGTCGAGGCCGTACTCGATCTGGGCTTTGACCGGGATATGCCGGGGTTCCAGTGCGAGGGGCTGGTGTACCGGGCCGATGGTGAGGCGGTGAAGGCACTCAACCCGCGCAACGCCTGGGTGCGCGTCGACAAACCAGAGGTGGAGCTCTATATCGAGGCGGCCGCCAACCCCATCCTCACGGCGCACGCCCCCAGCTACGAAGGCGACCGGCTGACCGCGAGCGACGAGCCGCTCTACCGGCTGCGCCGGATGGATCTGGCGATCTTCCAGACGGAGGTCTGGGAGCTGGTCCAGGATCTGGAGGTGCTGGGCGGGCTGATGCTGGAGCTGCCGGTCGCCGATGCCCGGCGCTGGGAGATCCTGCGCGCCATCGAACGCTGCCTGGATACCGTCGATCTCACCCATGTCGAGGGTAGCGCCGCCCGCGCCCGTGAGCAGCTTGCCGGGGTGCTTTCCTCCCCGGCCCATGCCTCCGCACACCGGATCAGCGCGGTGGGGCACGCCCATATCGACTCGGCCTGGCTGTGGCCGCTGCGCGAGACCGTGCGCAAAGTGGCCCGCACCGCATCCAACATGGTCAACCTCATGGACGGCCATCCGGAGTTCATCTTCGCCATGTCCCAGGCACAGCAGTTCGCCTGGCTCAAGGAGCACCGGCCCGAGGTCTACGCCAAGGTGAAGAAGAAGGTCGCGGACGGCCAGTTTGTGCCGGTGGGCGGCATGTGGGTGGAGTCCGACACCAATATGGTCGGCGGCGAAGCCATGGCCCGGCAGTTTCTCTACGGCAAGAAGTTCTTCCTGGACGAATTCGGCATCGACACGAAGGAGGTGTGGCTGCCGGACTCCTTCGGCTATACGGCCGCCATGCCGCAGATCGTGAAGCTCGCGGGCGCCGAGTGGTTCCTGACCCAGAAGATCTCCTGGAGTCAGACCAACAAGTTTCCGCATCACACCTTCTGGTGGGAGGGCATCGACGGCACCCGGGTCTTCACCCACTTCCCGCCCGTGGACACCTATAACTCCGATCTGGGCGGCCGGGAGATGGCGCACGCCGCCAGCAACTACCGGGAAAAGGGGGCGGGCTCACGTTCTCTGGTTCCCTTCGGCTGGGGCGATGGCGGGGGCGGCGCCACCCGGGAGATGCTGGCCCGGGCGGAGCGGCTGCGGGATGTGGAGGGCTCGCCACGGGTCACGGTCGAAAAGCCCGCCACCTTCTTTGAGCAGGCCCACGCGGAGTACCCACACGCCCCCGTATGGACCGGTGAGCTCTATCTGGAGCTGCACCGGGGGACGTACACCTCACAGGCGAAGACCAAACAGGGCAACCGGCACAGCGAGACCCTGCTCCGCGAGGCCGAGCTATGGGCGGCGACGGCGGCGGTGCGGCGGCCCGGCTACAGCTATCCCTACGCGGAGCTGGAGCGGATCTGGAAGACGGTGCTGCTGCACCAGTTCCATGACATCCTGCCCGGCACCTCCATCGCGTGGGTGCACCGGGAAGCGCGGGACACCTACACCCGGGTACGGGAAGAGCTGGGCCAGATCATCCTCGCCGCGCAGCAGGCGCTGGCCGGGGAGGGCGAGCGGACGCTCGTCTTCAACGGCGCCCCGCACACCCGCCGTGGTATCCCCGCCGGTGGCGCGGTGCCCGAACCAGGCCGTATCGGTGAGCCGGTGATGTGCACGGAGCGCGCGGGTGGCGGTTACGTGCTCGCCAATGGGCTGCTGCGGGTGGAGATCGATGCCCGTGGACTGGTCATCTCGGCCTGTGACCTCGCCGCCGAGCGGGAAGCCATCGCGCCGGGCCAGGCCGCGAATCTGCTCCAGCTCCACCAGGACTTCCCCAATATGTGGGACGCCTGGGATGTCGACGCCTTCTACCGGCACCGCGTCACCGACCTCACCGACTGTGACACCGTGGTGGCCGAGGCGGCCGAGGACCAGGTCGCGGTCCGCGTCAGCCGGACCTTCGGCGACTCCTCCGTGGTGCAGCTCATCACGCTGCGCTCCGGCGCGAAGGTACTGGACATCGATACCGAGGTGGACTGGCGGGAGAGCGAGAAACTGCTCAAGGCCGCCTTCCCCCTCGATGTGAAGGCGGACCGGTCAGCCGCCGAAACCCAGTTCGGGCATGTCTTCCGGGCGACCCACACCAACACCTCCTGGGAGGCGGCGAAGTTCGAGATCTGCGCACACCGCTGGGTACAGCTCGAGGAACCCGGCTGGGGTGTGGCCGTCGTCAATGACTCCACATACGGTCATGACGTCACCCGCGATATCCGTACGGACGGGGGCCAGACCACCACGGTCCGGCTCTCCCTGCTGCGCGCGCCGCGCTATCCGGATCCGGAGACCGACCAGGGCACCCACCGGCTGCGCTTCGCGCTCGTGCCCGGCGCGGGCATCGGCGACGCGGTACGCGAGGGCCACCGGATCAACCTCCCGGAGCGTACGGTTCAGGGCGGCAACCCGGTCGAGCCGCTGGTGACGGTGGACAGCGACCAAGTGGTCGTGGCGGCGGTGAAGCTGGCCGAGGACCGTGCGGGCGATGTCATCGTCCGGCTCTACGAGTCCCACGGCGGCCGGGCGACGGCCACGCTGACCCCGGGATTCCCAGTGGGCCCGGTGACGGCAACGGACCTGCTGGAGCGGCCGCGTCCGCAGGACGCCGGGGCGTACGAGGTGTCCGCCGACGGCACCGTGCGCCTGTCCCTGCGCCCGTTCCAGATCCTCACCCTGCGCCTGTCGCGGCGTTAG